A section of the Lampris incognitus isolate fLamInc1 chromosome 8, fLamInc1.hap2, whole genome shotgun sequence genome encodes:
- the si:ch211-284e13.4 gene encoding insulin receptor substrate 1-B, giving the protein METPAAEQQQQQQQCYEDVQKSGYLRKHKSMHRRFFVLRTASENGPARLEYYENEKKFRSKSPVPKKSLNLETCFNINKRADSKNKHMIVLYTRSESFAIAADSEEVQNEWYQAMMDLQCNCRTPDDWGSSGECSSPSPVPNFKEVWQVKVWPKGLGHARNLVGIYRLCLTDKTVNFVKLNSDVAAVVLQLMNVRRCGHSENFFFIEVGRSAITGPGEFWMQVDDSVVAQNMHETLLEAMKALSEEFRQRSKSQSVGTSCGGGTASNPISVPSRRHHPNLPPSQVGFSRRARTETPGTGGNSTSTSPTSRHGFPRARTASIGARSEEGGACGKGTWASSSPSLNGSCSTTPTLRPKPTRAPTPAKITLSLARYTPNPAPSPAPSLSSSSGHGSECGLVGVAVGGMSICSYPRVSQRVSVSGSPSDYGSSDECGSSPGEHSLLVPSLPGGSHGVTGHHAPGEGPPSYIVMGQRESLLGSHQRSKGRRMLRRSSSRECEAERRLFSKRASLPLAAHDRLTLHKKDEEDDDDEEYTVMSRSTQRETTDLHHGSEGVAMGGEQHDVAGESRKRAECSRAEVEVVVPVDTGYMSMLPGVTSPPVSLSLSVGMSDASPKPGTDDEYMAMTPNNSVSPPQSIHQPTSEGYMVMSPNSSCSTDLHGLVMWDSRASMESRAASDYMNISPVSSRSACSTPPSHTEQHQLQPKMVNSYFSLPRAYQHTLYTRFEEDLNKGKEKEDSSCHDSAGKGGGAGYNRRKKLTVGPAGGCQLSLSSSSFSSSSASSESLEDKSSSAAAGRGLSLLRTGADCRSGAMCSKDGRHHPKRASKSPQQQRRGRPLSVSTDMSKANTLPRVKENLLPSVSQNVDEYVSIVFKEDCEYSRGRQLGSKHGQRAGHGALRPLHQLGLCHDSPANLPRSFSAPLSTSSEYVSMDIRKSSSPLTPVRSKFRAPQRQGPPAVVSKAKDEHSRSEGNTGYRTNITMAAAVPADIPIPFTDNTDMAFNKDSDPSPQCSNITARPAIHSGKPLTMEQEPRLGFSPAKSFSSPDRSSRLVRGDPQGRRCHCPDTFISPATLPHHSSSSTSLFPEGNQAANHRHGLDCSLWENGQAAMPASPPPHASSSSSEQGLNYIDLDLAIKENPQAGGERTSATFNIAGAGLGSSAGSILNTYASIDFYKSEELRAHQSTRKDGQGKSKYNYKDIMKRRVP; this is encoded by the exons ATGGAGACCCCGGCagcggagcagcagcagcagcagcagcagtgctaCGAAGACGTGCAGAAAAGCGGCTACCTCCGCAAGCACAAATCTATGCACCGGCGGTTTTTCGTGTTAAGGACGGCATCCGAGAACGGCCCCGCTCGACTGGAGTACTACGAGAACGAGAAGAAATTCCGTAGTAAATCGCCCGTCCCCAAAAAATCCCTCAACCTGGAGACGTGCTTCAACATCAACAAGCGGGCGGACTCCAAGAACAAACACATGATCGTCCTGTACACCCGCAGCGAGAGCTTCGCCATCGCTGCGGACAGCGAGGAGGTGCAGAACGAGTGGTACCAGGCTATGATGGACCTCCAGTGCAACT GCAGAACTCCTGATGACTGGGGCAGTAGTGGAGAGTGTAGTTCTCCCTCTCCTGTTCCAAACTTTAAGGAAGTGTGGCAAGTTAAAGTGTGGCCCAAAGGCCTCGGACATGCCAGGAACTTGGTGGGCATCTACCGGCTGTGCCTAACTGACAAGACAGTCAACTTTGTCAAACTCAACTCTGATGTGGCAGCTGTGGTACTGCAGCTGATGAATGTTCGCAGGTGTGGCCATTCAGAGAATTTCTTCTTCATCGAGGTGGGTCGCTCAGCAATTACGGGCCCCGGAGAGTTTTGGATGCAGGTGGATGACTCTGTTGTTGCGCAGAATATGCATGAGACCCTGCTAGAGGCTATGAAAGCcctgagtgaggagtttcgtcaacGCAGCAAATCCCAGTCCGTCGGAACCTCATGTGGAGGTGGCACCGCCTCCAACCCCATCAGTGTTCCCAGCCGTCGTCATCATCCAAACCTTCCTCCAAGCCAGGTGGGCTTCTCGAGACGAGCACGGACCGAGACCCCTGGAACAGGAGGAAACAGCACCAGCACTTCACCCACGTCACGCCATGGCTTCCCAAGGGCACGAACTGCTAGCATTGGCGCCAGGTCGGAGGAGGGGGGAGCGTGTGGCAAAGGGACATGGGCCAGCTCCAGCCCCAGCCTTAATGGTTCCTGCTCTACAACACCCACACTGAGGCCCAAGCCCACCAGAGCTCCAACTCCTGCTAAGATTACTCTCAGCCTAGCACGTTACACACCAAACCCTGCACCCTCTCCAGCTCCAAGCCTGTCCTCCAGTTCCGGTCATGGCTCAGAGTGCGGACTAGTTGGGGTGGCTGTGGGAGGTATGTCAATCTGCTCCTACCCTCGTGTTTCTCAGAGAGTCTCTGTCTCGGGTTCCCCCAGCGACTACGGCTCCTCAGATGAGTGCGGCTCCAGTCCTGGAGAACATTCCCTACTGGTCCCCAGTCTACCTGGAGGATCCCATGGGGTGACAGGACATCACGCACCCGGGGAGGGTCCCCCCAGCTATATAGTCATGGGGCAACGAGAGAGTCTACTTGGTTCCCACCAGCGTTCCAAAGGCCGACGGATGCTGCGACGTTCTTCCAGTAGGGAATGTGAAGCAGAACGCAGACTGTTCAGCAAGAGGGCCTCTCTGCCCTTGGCAGCCCATGACCGCCTTACTCTGCACAAGAAAGATGAAGAggacgatgatgatgaagaaTATACAGTTATGTCTCGGAGCACTCAAAGAGAGACGACTGATCTGCATCATGGCTCGGAGGGTGTGGCAATGGGGGGCGAGCAGCATGATGTGGCAGGGGAAAGTAGGAAGAGGGCTGAGTGCAGCAGGGCGGAGGTGGAGGTAGTGGTGCCTGTTGATACTGGCTATATGTCAATGCTGCCCGGAGTGACCTCTCCTcctgtttcactctctctctcggtaGGTATGTCCGATGCCAGTCCTAAACCTGGGACTGATGATGAGTACATGGCCATGACCCCCAACAACAGTGTGTCACCCCCCCAGTCCATCCACCAGCCCACCTCAGAGGGATACATGGTCATGTCTCCTAATAGCAGCTGTTCCACAGACCTACACGGCCTGGTCATGTGGGATAGCAGGGCCAGCATGGAGAGCCGGGCTGCCAGTGACTACATGAACATCTCCCCTGTCAGTAGTCGCTCTGCCTGCAGCACACCCCCCTCCCACACCGAGCAACACCAGTTGCAGCCAAAAATGGTTAACTCCTACTTCTCCTTGCCACGGGCTTATCAACACACCCTCTACACCCGTTTCGAGGAGGATTTAAACAAAGGCAAAGAGAAAGAGGATAGCAGCTGCCATGATAGTGCTGGAAAGGGAGGGGGAGCAGGATACAACAGGAGAAAAAAACTCACGGTGGGCCCTGCAGGAGGCTGTCAactctctctgtcctcctcttcATTCTCCTCCAGCTCAGCCAGCAGTGAAAGCCTGGAAGACAAATCCAGTTCAGCAGCAGCAGGGAGAGGGTTAAGTTTATTAAGGACCGGAGCAGACTGTAGGAGTGGAGCAATGTGCAGCAAAGATGGCCGCCACCATCCAAAACGTGCATCAAAAAGCCCACAGCAACAAAGAAGGGGCCGCCCCCTCAGTGTGTCTACAGACATGTCCAAAGCCAACACCTTGCCCAGGGTGAAGGAGAATCTACTGCCGTCAGTATCTCAAAATGTTGACGAGTACGTCAGTATTGTGTTCAAGGAAGACTGTGAGTACAGTAGAGGAAGACAGTTGGGGTCAAAACATGGACAGCGTGCAGGTCATGGTGCTCTAAGGCCCTTGCACCAGCTAGGCCTTTGCCATGATAGCCCAGCCAACCTTCCACGCAGTTTCTCTGCACCACTCTCCACCTCTTCTGAATATGTCAGTATGGACATAAGGAAGTCCTCATCCCCTCTAACTCCTGTTAGATCCAAATTTAGAGCCCCACAGCGACAGGGTCCACCTGCTGTTGTCTCTAAAGCAAAAGATGAACACAGCAGGTCTGAGGGCAACACAGGGTACAGAACAAACATAACAATGGCTGCTGCAGTACCAgcagacatcccaatcccatttacagacaacacagacatggCCTTTAACAAAGATTCAGATCCCTCCCCTCAGTGTTCTAACATTACAGCCAGACCTGCCATCCATTCAGGCAAACCCTTAACTATGGAACAAGAACCAAGATTAGGCTTCTCACCGGCCAAGTCCTTTTCATCCCCTGAccggagtagcagactggtcagAGGCGACCCACAGGGTCGACGGTGCCACTGTCCAGACACATTCATTTCACCCGCCACTTTACCACACCACTCATCCTCCTCTACCTCCCTCTTCCCAGAGGGCAACCAGGCAGCGAACCATCGACATGGTTTGGACTGCTCACTGTGGGAGAATGGACAGGCAGCCATGCCTGCCTCACCTCCGCCGCatgcctcctcctcatcctctgaaCAAGGCCTTAACTACATTGACCTTGACTTGGCTATTAAGGAGAACCCCCAAGCAGGAGGGGAGCGTACCTCCGCCACCTTTAACATTGCAGGAGCTGGTTTGGGTAGCAGTGCTGGCTCCATTCTGAACACCTATGCCAGTATTGATTTCTATAAGTCAGAAGAACTGAGAGCACACCAGAGCACTAGAAAAGATGGTCAAGGTAAGAGCAAGTATAATTATAAAGATATCATGAAAAGAAGGGTACCATAA